A single genomic interval of Aureliella helgolandensis harbors:
- a CDS encoding pilus assembly protein N-terminal domain-containing protein — MHGAPTLTERRVAGLLGLAWSRSTGTAVPAMPMAHPGSQRPAELPAFPSTAGLPPAPQAMPPVILPATASEPCEAEECEGTNHSGLSLVVETSSGSGSNSLIDIDIPLDFPAPVPPSTELSGPRPLAVRAPAAVESPATLNRTPEVVRQNRRVSLSKSTKESDNSGTQFNLSDAAEPAKPSSHVRESQEPSLPATESAEFSMSDVEESSRKSKTVVQTAIATAPKTETAVKEKAVTASLSDNESSKSSPTREPAMKPSLAARVKPAPTTEGGNGSSLSNVLSESIPAPAPTDTKASPWESSRNTQRLQATLASRSTPIGPAPAVVSYSPSPSPAPTSIIPGESTLDVDIQDSVNLSVKDEILEVSIENPRVCESIQTGDHGISIVGLSAGVSRVAITTRQRDGQRQVEVHHISVGNNRSQTKAQKLAAQINEAVARMHTSSSVEVIAVGDGLLAQGIASSEKDARQIVEFIRKTALVPVTDRIRLHR; from the coding sequence ATGCACGGCGCTCCAACGTTGACCGAGCGGAGAGTCGCCGGACTACTCGGCTTGGCTTGGAGTCGTTCGACAGGTACGGCGGTGCCCGCCATGCCAATGGCGCATCCTGGAAGTCAACGACCAGCCGAGCTGCCTGCCTTCCCCAGCACCGCGGGGCTGCCCCCCGCACCACAAGCCATGCCACCAGTGATTCTTCCCGCAACGGCCTCCGAGCCATGCGAAGCCGAAGAATGCGAAGGCACCAACCATTCCGGGCTCTCCCTAGTCGTTGAAACGAGCTCTGGCTCAGGGTCGAACTCATTAATTGATATCGACATCCCACTCGATTTTCCAGCTCCAGTGCCCCCTAGCACTGAACTGAGTGGGCCTCGCCCTTTGGCGGTCAGAGCTCCTGCAGCGGTTGAATCGCCTGCCACTCTGAACCGGACTCCAGAGGTCGTACGGCAGAATCGACGTGTTAGCCTGAGCAAGTCCACTAAGGAGTCGGATAACTCTGGAACTCAATTCAATCTAAGCGACGCTGCGGAACCAGCGAAGCCCAGCTCACACGTTCGAGAATCGCAGGAACCATCGCTGCCTGCCACAGAGAGCGCCGAGTTCTCGATGAGCGACGTTGAGGAGAGTTCTCGGAAGTCAAAGACTGTGGTACAAACCGCGATTGCGACCGCTCCCAAAACGGAGACTGCCGTCAAGGAAAAAGCGGTCACGGCCAGCCTTTCGGACAATGAATCGTCCAAGTCCTCCCCAACCAGGGAACCGGCCATGAAGCCATCGCTGGCGGCCCGAGTTAAGCCGGCACCTACGACCGAGGGCGGTAACGGCAGCTCTCTGTCGAACGTTCTTTCTGAATCGATTCCTGCGCCTGCCCCAACTGACACCAAGGCGAGCCCTTGGGAAAGCAGCCGGAACACTCAGCGATTGCAGGCAACGCTAGCCTCCCGTTCAACGCCGATTGGACCAGCACCCGCGGTTGTTTCCTACTCGCCGTCTCCGTCCCCGGCGCCCACTTCGATCATTCCCGGCGAATCGACCTTGGATGTCGATATCCAAGACTCGGTCAACCTGTCGGTGAAGGATGAGATTCTTGAAGTCTCCATCGAAAACCCACGTGTCTGTGAATCGATTCAAACCGGAGACCATGGAATATCCATTGTGGGTTTATCGGCTGGTGTGAGTCGCGTCGCGATTACAACTCGACAACGCGATGGACAACGTCAGGTCGAAGTGCATCACATTTCAGTGGGCAACAATCGCTCGCAAACGAAAGCTCAAAAGTTGGCCGCTCAAATCAATGAGGCGGTGGCCAGAATGCATACCAGCAGTTCGGTAGAGGTCATTGCGGTCGGGGACGGGCTTTTGGCACAAGGCATCGCTAGCTCGGAGAAAGATGCTCGACAGATTGTAGAGTTCATCCGAAAAACGGCCTTGGTTCCTGTAACCGACCGAATCAGACTGCACCGTTAA
- a CDS encoding DUF2141 domain-containing protein — protein sequence MLSMFDQFRQIWRQNNGNLLLMMGGIVIAIGSVVWYFNVLPDVRLVVPNNLALQLPASSNRPTEELIVLIRGPARSPSMLRGIQGMVMLLPPAGELTEFPQPLQTLPFEMDSRGMAGVTLNGTGRPEVAIAAFLDLNSNGILDIDAAGLPTEPVRLSSFPMEEPRTLSLSVSPIVPESDSPTIVELDFTSE from the coding sequence ATGCTAAGTATGTTTGATCAGTTCCGACAAATCTGGCGCCAAAATAACGGCAACTTGCTGCTGATGATGGGCGGCATCGTCATTGCGATAGGCTCGGTGGTCTGGTACTTCAACGTCTTACCCGACGTGAGACTTGTCGTTCCCAACAATTTAGCCCTGCAGCTTCCGGCCTCTTCGAATCGTCCGACTGAAGAGCTGATCGTGCTCATCCGCGGGCCCGCGCGTTCGCCTTCGATGCTCCGTGGAATCCAAGGCATGGTTATGCTCCTGCCGCCAGCCGGAGAGCTCACCGAATTCCCACAACCCCTGCAAACACTTCCCTTCGAAATGGATTCACGAGGCATGGCCGGCGTTACCCTGAACGGTACCGGTCGACCAGAAGTAGCCATTGCCGCCTTCCTCGACCTGAACAGCAATGGAATTCTTGATATCGATGCGGCAGGACTTCCCACCGAGCCGGTCCGCCTATCTTCTTTCCCCATGGAGGAGCCCCGTACTCTCAGCCTTTCCGTGTCGCCGATTGTGCCAGAGTCCGATAGCCCCACGATCGTGGAATTAGATTTCACCTCGGAGTAA